From the genome of Ctenopharyngodon idella isolate HZGC_01 chromosome 23, HZGC01, whole genome shotgun sequence, one region includes:
- the LOC127506302 gene encoding patched domain-containing protein 3-like isoform X2, with amino-acid sequence MACYRTDCIEKPLSKVFEKLGHLVGSYPVWFFVIPLIVSAALGGGLYFLKDHEDNDVENQFTPINGPSKQARHFVKETFPNNDSLFSSQRLYAEGNYAVIIYSIVEGNILTDALFEEISDLDKVVHSLSVKVNQTQISFKHICAKVNGNCVLNPILDIIEYKCINLSFPVHRWKGKDVFLGSTVGGVEEREGVIQQARAIRLFYFLQDKPEASQWLQLFQNVLSKETLSRGLKQVSYFTSQSRQEEIEKHTTDGIPLFSITYSLAISFSVLSCMRLDNVRNKIWVSFMGVLSAGLAVLSSFGLLLFLEVPFVITVANSPFLILGKCVSMQKTSLI; translated from the exons ATGGCGTGTTATCGTACAGACTGCATTGAGAAGCCTCTTTCTAAGGTTTTTGAGAAACTCGGCCATCTGGTTGGTTCTTATCCAGTTTGGTTCTTTGTCATTCCTCTGATAGTGTCCGCTGCTCTAGGAGGAGGACTGTACTTTCTCAAAGACCACGAGGACAATGACGTTGAGAATCAATTCACCCCTATCAACGGACCTTCCAAGCAAGCCAGACATTTTGTGAAAGAAACATTTCCAAATAATGATTCGTTGTTTTCAAGTCAAAGACTCTATGCTGAGGGGAACTACGCAGTGATAATATATTCCATTGTGGAAGGAAACATTCTAACAGATGCCCTGTTTGAGGAAATCAGTGATCTCGACAAAGTAGTACATAGTCTCTCTGTCAAAGTCAATCAAACTCAGATAAGCTTCAAACATATTTGTGCCAAAGTAAATGGGAACTGTGTCTTAAATCCCATACTGGACATTATCGAATATAAATgcatcaatttatcatttccaGTACATAGGTGGAAAGGGAAAGATGTATTTCTTGGCTCCACAGTAGGAGGTGTTGAAGAGAGGGAAGGTGTGATCCAGCAGGCACGTGCCATCAGACTTTTCTACTTCTTGCAGGATAAGCCTGAAGCCTCTCAATGGCTTCAACTATTCCAAAATGTTCTGTCCAAAGAAACGCTCAGCAGAGGACTCAAG CAGGTGTCTTATTTTACCTCACAGTCCAGACAAGAGGAGATAGAGAAACATACAACAGATGGCATTCCTCTGTTTTCAATAACTTACTCACTTGCAATCTCCTTCTCAGTGTTATCTTGCATGCG tcttGATAATGTGAGGAATAAGATCTGGGTCTCTTTCATGGGGGTTCTGTCTGCGGGTCTGGCTGTGCTCTCCAGCTTTGGTTTGCTGCTCTTCCTTGAAGTGCCGTTCGTAATAACAGTGGCTAATTCACCTTTCCTGATTCTGGGTAAGTGTGTGTCCATGCAAAAGACttctttgatttaa